A genome region from Crossiella equi includes the following:
- a CDS encoding multidrug effflux MFS transporter yields MLDTQTAAAEVRVDSRAATALLAVLLGGVTAFGPLTIDMYLPAFPRIAADLSTTASQVQLTLTACLIGLALGQLVIGPLSDILGRRRPLLTGLAVYAVTSVVCVFATSVTLLVGLRFVQGVAGAAGIVIARAIVRDLYSGVAAARFFSNLMLISGLAPILAPVIGGQLLRVGTWHSVFAVLAGFAVVLFFGGLFGLRETLPPERRHGGGLTQTFASIRTLVRDRAFVGYVLTSGLTMAAMFAYISGSPFVLQELYGASPQTYSLIFGANAVGIVAVAQLNGRLAHRVRSSTLLNIGVHVVGAAGLALLGVAVFGGVRLGLFAFLVPLFVLIASVGMVLPTTTTLAMADHPESAGAASALLGAVQFVVGGVAAPLVGLAGAGSAVPMAAVMALMGVAAFLMYRLVARPAARKARAA; encoded by the coding sequence TTGCTCGACACGCAGACCGCCGCCGCCGAGGTCCGGGTGGACTCCCGGGCGGCCACCGCGCTGCTCGCGGTGCTGCTCGGCGGCGTCACCGCCTTCGGCCCGCTGACCATCGACATGTACCTGCCCGCGTTCCCGCGGATCGCGGCCGACCTGTCCACCACCGCCTCGCAGGTCCAGCTCACCCTGACCGCCTGCCTCATCGGCTTGGCGCTGGGGCAGCTGGTGATCGGCCCGCTCAGCGACATCCTCGGCCGCCGCCGCCCGCTGCTGACCGGGCTCGCCGTCTACGCGGTGACCTCGGTGGTGTGCGTGTTCGCCACCAGCGTGACGCTGCTGGTCGGCCTGCGGTTCGTGCAGGGAGTGGCGGGCGCGGCCGGCATCGTGATCGCCCGCGCCATCGTGCGTGACCTGTACTCCGGGGTGGCCGCGGCGCGGTTCTTCTCCAACCTGATGCTCATCTCCGGCCTGGCCCCGATCCTGGCCCCGGTCATCGGCGGCCAGCTGCTGCGGGTCGGCACTTGGCACTCGGTGTTCGCCGTGCTCGCCGGGTTCGCGGTGGTGCTCTTCTTCGGCGGCTTGTTCGGCCTGCGCGAGACCCTGCCGCCGGAGCGCCGCCACGGCGGTGGCCTGACCCAGACCTTCGCCTCCATCCGCACGCTGGTGCGCGACCGGGCCTTCGTCGGCTACGTGCTGACCTCCGGCCTGACCATGGCCGCGATGTTCGCCTACATCTCCGGCTCGCCGTTCGTGCTGCAGGAGCTCTACGGCGCCTCGCCGCAGACCTACAGCCTCATCTTCGGCGCCAACGCGGTCGGCATCGTCGCGGTCGCGCAGCTCAACGGGCGGCTGGCGCACCGCGTGCGGTCCTCGACGCTGCTCAACATCGGGGTGCACGTGGTCGGGGCGGCCGGACTGGCGCTGCTCGGCGTCGCGGTGTTCGGTGGGGTGCGGCTGGGGCTGTTCGCTTTCCTGGTACCGCTGTTCGTGCTGATCGCCAGCGTGGGCATGGTGCTGCCCACCACCACGACCCTGGCCATGGCCGACCACCCGGAGTCGGCGGGCGCGGCCTCGGCGCTGCTGGGTGCGGTGCAGTTCGTGGTCGGCGGGGTGGCCGCCCCGCTGGTGGGCCTGGCGGGGGCGGGCAGCGCGGTGCCGATGGCCGCGGTGATGGCCTTGATGGGTGTAGCCGCGTTCCTGATGTACCGCCTCGTGGCGCGTCCCGCCGCCAGAAAGGCGCGCGCGGCCTAG